A window of the Plasmodium vivax chromosome 12, whole genome shotgun sequence genome harbors these coding sequences:
- a CDS encoding hypothetical protein, conserved (encoded by transcript PVX_117650A) has translation MKNESKHMEKTNFKNGIIYVIYDEIYDTHRKEKRRRNYYCKIVRFPNPPVLTIRALSEVYNLKDRVEYLPRSCHFGVVNTHSYFNGEKRSVYETLLLMHALNGKRGVAKSASGEAGVKFNGEGTNDEEANPSGEGSNDQRNNDATALTNVGSTRKHEHLHLFHILNEAHQVYEYFFYLYGKCYQNYTRPFFLHINLNYNLIRGFIKLQCMNDRMSSKYKNVSLDSMMNRLIKLLHLFSQLGKDYERVECIVLYVYFYTFLCVPFCFYPWGCPDFDRLSRKIRSDGNVNMLINHVHANKKSLFSLLLNITEETDGYFETYDFNLAILMSEVAGESDKLQPRYDVRNGLRHLDRNAALFEKKEGHINLSEYRLLKGIGYNSLRQLYQPHFYHLTVLRRTFLFHSKVEVIWVFLRLLAERVVDMDRHYRRCAVKVGQQGEQHQQHQQEQHRSV, from the coding sequence atgaaaaatgaaagcaagcacatggaaaaaacaaatttcaaaaatggcataatatatgtaatatatgaCGAGATTTATGATACACataggaaggaaaaaaggcgGAGAAATTATTACTGCAAAATTGTGAGGTTCCCCAACCCTCCAGTGCTAACAATCAGGGCGTTAAGTGAGGTGTACAATTTGAAGGACAGAGTGGAGTACCTCCCTCGTAGTTGCCATTTCGGCGTAGTAAACACGCACAGTTATTtcaatggggaaaaaaggagcgtcTACGAGACGCTGCTCCTTATGCATGCCCTGaatggcaaaaggggggtggcAAAGAGCGCGAGTGGTGAAGCGGGCGTGAAATTTAACGGTGAAGGAACAAATGACGAGGAAGCGAACCCTAGCGGCGAAGGATCAAATGACCAGCGCAACAACGACGCCACAGCGTTGACCAATGTAGGAAGCACCAGGAAACATGAACACCTCCACTTATTTCACATTTTGAACGAAGCACACCAAgtgtatgaatattttttttacttgtaTGGCAAATGCTACCAAAATTACACGCGCCCATTTTTCCTACACATAAATCTAAACTACAATTTGATCAGAGGatttataaaattgcaaTGCATGAATGACCGCATGTCAAGcaagtacaaaaatgtgtcCCTCGACAGTATGATGAATAGGCTGATAAAATTGCTGCATTTGTTTTCACAGCTTGGGAAGGATTACGAGCGAGTTGAGTGCATCGTCTTGTACGTATATTTCTACACCTTTTTATGTGTGCCCTTTTGTTTCTACCCATGGGGTTGCCCCGATTTCGATCGCTTAAGTAGGAAAATACGCAGCGACGGGAATGTTAATATGCTCATTAACCATGTGCACGCCAATAAAAAGAGCttattttctctcctcctAAATATTACGGAAGAAACAGATGGTTATTTCGAAACGTACGATTTTAACTTGGCCATATTGATGAGCGAAGTTGCGGGGGAAAGCGACAAATTGCAGCCACGCTACGATGTTAGAAATGGTCTCCGTCACCTCGACCGTAATGCCGCTCTCTtcgaaaagaaggaaggacACATCAACTTGAGTGAATATCGCCTACTGAAAGGCATCGGCTATAATTCGCTGAGGCAGCTGTACCAGCCGCACTTCTACCACTTGACAGTGTTGAGACGGACGTTTTTGTTTCACAGCAAAGTGGAAGTCATTTGGGTTTTTCTGCGCCTCCTGGCCGAACGGGTGGTCGACATGGACCGGCACTACAGGAGGTGCGCAGTAAAGGTGGGCCAACAGGGGGAGCAACATCAGCAGCATCAGCAGGAGCAGCATCGTTCTGTCTAA